The Dehalococcoidales bacterium genome includes a window with the following:
- a CDS encoding alpha/beta hydrolase, translated as MKNYRTWGKPPYKVAVIHGGPGCPGSIAAVARELSGDMGVLEPLQTADSVGGQVSELHAVLEKHAETPVTLVGWSWGATLSYLTAAEHPELVKKLILIGTGPIDSKGKPRPDLTPIYMERLSEAARKRFFELVNQFQDGKPGDKGPVFGKLCGVINKAEVYAPIPAEDDVLEYQMDINMAIGLELRDMIPNGTLAQSCKKIKCPVTAIQGDYDPRPAADIDNAFSGAVKDYHLVLLEKCGHTPWLEKYARDEFFRVLKREIR; from the coding sequence ATGAAGAACTACCGGACATGGGGCAAACCTCCCTATAAAGTGGCGGTCATCCACGGCGGGCCGGGCTGCCCCGGCTCTATCGCCGCGGTGGCACGGGAGCTATCCGGGGACATGGGCGTGCTGGAGCCGCTCCAAACCGCCGACTCGGTTGGGGGGCAGGTAAGCGAGCTGCACGCCGTGCTGGAAAAACATGCCGAAACACCGGTAACGCTGGTGGGGTGGAGCTGGGGGGCGACCTTAAGCTACCTGACGGCCGCGGAACACCCGGAACTGGTGAAAAAGCTGATACTCATCGGTACCGGGCCGATAGACAGCAAAGGCAAGCCGCGGCCCGACCTGACGCCGATATACATGGAACGCCTTTCTGAAGCGGCAAGAAAACGATTCTTTGAGCTTGTAAACCAATTTCAGGACGGGAAGCCCGGGGATAAAGGCCCGGTATTCGGTAAGCTTTGCGGCGTGATTAACAAGGCGGAAGTATACGCTCCTATTCCGGCTGAAGACGACGTACTGGAATACCAGATGGATATCAATATGGCAATCGGCCTGGAACTGCGCGATATGATACCGAACGGGACACTGGCGCAATCGTGTAAAAAAATCAAGTGCCCGGTAACGGCCATCCAGGGCGATTATGACCCGCGCCCGGCCGCGGACATCGATAATGCTTTTTCCGGCGCGGTCAAGGATTATCATCTGGTTTTACTGGAAAAATGCGGACATACCCCCTGGCTGGAAAAGTACGCCAGAGATGAATTTTTCAGGGTTTTAAAAAGAGAAATCCGCTGA
- a CDS encoding nitroreductase family protein, producing the protein MALVAINKDTCTKCGLCATQCNLIIFKEGSYPRQLPGTDEYCLRCGHCVAVCPAGSLTHRELPETTPIEKAQEISFKQCAQLIKGRRSVRNFRDKDVAGEDIERIIDTARYAPTGHNNQEVQWLVINDRAKMRQLSAIGADWLRFMIKNNPGMAAMFQGILTALDAGQDVFLRDAPALVTAYAEKNNPMAATDCAIVLGYFDLAANSLKLGCCWAGFFYMAAASFPAMVEAIGLPEGFTPYGALMLGYPKYKYARIPERRPARIIYRP; encoded by the coding sequence ATGGCTTTAGTGGCAATCAACAAAGATACCTGTACCAAATGCGGCCTTTGCGCCACGCAATGCAATTTGATTATCTTTAAAGAAGGCAGCTACCCGCGCCAGCTGCCGGGTACGGATGAATACTGCCTGCGCTGCGGTCACTGCGTGGCCGTTTGCCCCGCCGGGAGCCTTACCCACCGGGAATTACCGGAGACCACGCCCATCGAAAAAGCGCAGGAGATATCCTTTAAACAATGCGCCCAGCTTATCAAGGGGCGGCGTTCGGTGCGTAATTTCCGGGACAAAGACGTAGCCGGGGAGGATATCGAGCGCATTATCGATACCGCCCGCTACGCGCCTACCGGCCACAACAACCAGGAGGTGCAGTGGCTGGTCATTAACGACCGCGCCAAGATGCGCCAGCTATCCGCCATCGGCGCGGACTGGCTGCGTTTCATGATAAAAAATAACCCGGGCATGGCGGCGATGTTCCAGGGGATTTTAACCGCGCTGGACGCCGGCCAGGATGTCTTCCTGCGGGACGCGCCGGCCCTGGTGACCGCCTACGCGGAAAAGAACAACCCGATGGCGGCCACAGACTGCGCCATCGTTCTGGGCTATTTCGACCTCGCGGCCAACAGCCTGAAGCTGGGATGCTGCTGGGCGGGATTCTTTTACATGGCCGCCGCTTCTTTTCCGGCCATGGTGGAGGCCATCGGGCTGCCGGAAGGGTTTACCCCCTACGGCGCTTTGATGCTGGGCTATCCCAAATACAAATACGCGCGGATTCCGGAACGCAGGCCGGCCCGCATTATTTACCGTCCTTAA
- a CDS encoding rubrerythrin family protein, with amino-acid sequence MAYHTEDNIQEALGGESKANRRYTLFAEKAEKEGYTQAAKLFRAVAEAEMVHARNHLAAIDAIGSTKDNLLAASLGERTEFTNMYPLFIKTAQEEQNERAERTFDWANKVEKIHYGYFEAAYQEMKEGKTAADVTYYVCQVCGNTVKDGVPDKCPVCGAAAKAFKKME; translated from the coding sequence ATGGCTTACCACACTGAGGACAATATCCAGGAAGCTTTAGGCGGGGAGAGCAAAGCCAACCGCCGCTATACGCTGTTCGCGGAAAAGGCGGAAAAAGAAGGCTATACCCAGGCGGCCAAACTTTTCCGGGCGGTGGCGGAGGCGGAAATGGTGCACGCGCGTAATCATCTCGCCGCCATCGACGCCATCGGCTCCACCAAGGACAACCTGCTGGCGGCCAGCCTCGGCGAGCGGACGGAGTTTACCAACATGTACCCGCTTTTCATTAAAACCGCCCAGGAAGAGCAGAACGAAAGGGCGGAGCGCACCTTCGACTGGGCGAACAAGGTGGAGAAAATACACTACGGCTACTTCGAGGCGGCTTACCAGGAGATGAAGGAAGGCAAGACCGCGGCGGATGTCACCTACTACGTTTGCCAGGTATGCGGCAACACGGTGAAGGACGGCGTGCCGGACAAATGCCCGGTCTGCGGGGCGGCGGCGAAAGCGTTTAAAAAGATGGAATAG